CCATGACATATATGAATATTTAGAATCCCTATTATAATTAGTTATTCCCATTCTAGCACCTAATATAAATATAGTAGCTTTCATATTATCTTTCTTTAATATAGGATAAGCATATTTATAATTATTTTCATAACCATCATCAAAAGTAACTATTATAGGCTTGTCCGGAAGATCTCCTTTACCCTCTTCAAATTCAATCAATTCTTTAAAAGATATAGTATTATATCCTTCATTTTTTAAGTATTCCATATCCTCTTTAAATCTTTTATTAGTTACTGTTATCTTATTAGTTTCCTCACCTTCTTCTACAATATGATGATACATAAGTATAGGTATTAATTGATTTGTATCACTTAAGCTTACAGTTCCTGTTACTATTTCTTTTTTAATAAAAATAAATGCTAGTGCAATTAATGCTATTATTAAAACATTGTATTTTGATTTTTTCATAATTAAGTCCC
This is a stretch of genomic DNA from Tissierellales bacterium. It encodes these proteins:
- a CDS encoding polysaccharide deacetylase family protein — its product is MKKSKYNVLIIALIALAFIFIKKEIVTGTVSLSDTNQLIPILMYHHIVEEGEETNKITVTNKRFKEDMEYLKNEGYNTISFKELIEFEEGKGDLPDKPIIVTFDDGYENNYKYAYPILKKDNMKATIFILGARMGITNYNRDSKYSYMSWEQAKEMQESGVIEIQPHSYDLHYYKESSKHGHGVLPMKKETKEEHYNRFLEDTEKVMKLIKDKVGSESYVFAYPYGDYNETNEEVLKDLNFKVTLTTRSEYADISNGLYGLKRINVPSHKKLKELLIN